The genomic window TGGGCCTGCCGGCGAATCTCCCGGTCGGCGGCGGCCATCGGCTCGCCGGGCCGCTGCGGCAGAGCGAGCGTGTCGTAGACCTGCGTCCAGACGCGCTTGAGGAACTTGTTGGCCCCGATGACCCCGGTGTCGATCCAGTCCAGGTCGGATTCGGGCGGCGAGGCAAACAGCGTGAACACGCGGGCGGTGTCCACGCCGAACTCGTCGGCCAGGTCGTTGGGCGAGACCGCGTTGCCCTTGCTCTTGCTCATGCGCATGCCGTTGTAGCGGACCGTGCCCTGGGTGAACAGCCGAGCGTTTGGCTCCGGCGATGGCACCCAGCCCTGCTTGAAGCAAAAGCGATTGAAGAACCGGAAGTACAGCAAGTGCATGATGGCGTGCTCGACGCCGCCCACGTAGAGGTCCACCGGCAGCCAGTACGCGGCCTTGTTGAGGTCGAACGGCGCCTTGTCGTTGCGCGGGTCGGTGTACCGCATGTGGTACCAGGACGAGCACATGAAGCCGTCCATCGTGTCGGTCTCGCGCTGCGCCGGGCCGTCGCATTCCGGGCAGGTGGTATCGACCCATTCGGGCACCGAGTGGAGCGGCGACTTGCCGTGGCCGGTGAACTGCACGTTCTCGGGCAGAATCAGCGGCAGTTGCTCTTCGGGCAGGGGCACGGTGCCGCATTTCTCGCAATGCACCACGGGGATGGGCGTGCCCCAGTAGCGCTGCCGCGAGATCAGCCAGTCGCGCAGGCGGTAGGTGACGCGGGACTTGCCGAAGCCGTTTTGCTCCGCGAACTTCGTCATGGCCGCGATGGCGTCCTCGGAATGCATCTCGTCGAAGCGGCCCGAATTGACCATCACGCCGGGCGCGGTGTAGGCGTTGTCGCGCGGCGCGGGTACGCCCGGCGGAGGCTCGATGACCACCGGGATCGGGAAGCCGTACTTCTTCGCGAAGGCGTAGTCGCGCTCGTCATGGGCCGGCACGCCCATGACCGCCCCCGTGCCGTACTCGTAGAGCACGTAGTTGGCGATCCACACGGGGATCTCCTCGCCGGTGAAGGGGTTGATCGCGTAGGCCCCGATGGGCACGCCCTCCTTCTCGGCCTCGGTGCTGGTGCGCTCTAGCTCGGTCGCGGCGCGCATCCTGGCCACGAAGGCGTCCACGTCGCCCTTGCGCTCGGCGGTCGTGAGCTTCGCCACCAGCGGATGCTCGGGCGCCAGCACGACATACGTGACACCGCAGGTCGTGTCGGGCCGGGTCGTGAAGACGCGGATCTCGGCGCCAGGATGGTTCTTGACCTTGAACGCGAGTTCGGCCCCGGTGGACTTGCCGATCCAGTTGCGCTGGATCGCCCGCACCTTCTCGGGCCAGCCGTCCAGGTCGTCCAGGCCGGCCAACAGCTCCTCGGCGTAGTCGGTGATCTTGTAGAACCACTGCATGAGATCGCGTTTCTCGACGACCGCCTCGCAGCGCCAGCACTTCCCGTCCTCGACCTGCTCGTTGGCCAGGACCGTCGCGCAGGTGGGGCACCAGTTGACCGCGGCCTCCTTGCGGTAGGCCAGGCCGTGCTCGTACAGCTTGAGGAAGAACCATTGGTTCCAGCGGTAGTACTCGGGCGAGCAGGTCGCGAACTCCCGCGTCCAGTCGTACGAGAAGCCCATGCGCTTCATCTGCTTGTCGCGGATGTACTCGATGTTCTCCCACGTCCACTTGGCCGGGTGGACGCCGCGCTTGATGGCGGCATTCTCGGCGGGGAGGCCGAAGGCGTCCCAGCCCATCGGGTGCAGGACGTGGCGGCCCTTCATGCGCATCCAGCGCGCGATGGCGTCGGTGATGGTGTACGTGCGCATGTGGCCCATGTGCAGCCGATCCCCGGACGGGTACGGGAACATGGTGAGCGCGTAGAACGCCCGGTCGCGCTTCGCCGGATCCTCGGCGACCTCGAAGACGCGGTCCTTCGCCCACGCCTCCTGCCAGCGCGCTTCGATGCCTTGCGGGTCGTATTTCTCGTGCATTTGGCCCCATTGTAGCAACCCGCGATCGGGCCGCCCGGGAGGTAAGCCGGCTAGACGCCGGCCGCGTCCCTCGTCTGCTCCCGGAAGCGGGCGAGCAACGGCTCGAACATGGTCACCGGCGGCTCTGCCACAGCTCAGCGCCGTCGACGGCGACCGCGTCGCGAGCGACTAGCAGGTCGGCGACGATCGCCGCCACCGGTTCCTCGGCGAGGACCGCGAAGGTCAGGCCGCCGATCGAACCGAACTCCCGGAGCAGGCCCTGGATCAATGCCGCACGCCAGGTCCCGCGCGTCGAGCCGAACAGCGTCGGCCGGCCGGCGGGCCTCCGGGCCAGGCGGCGATCGGGAGGGACAAGGCCCATGAGGTCGTCGAGGATGAACCAGCGCAAGCCCGTGGCCTCGGCGATTTGCCGCCGCTCCCGGAACTCCGGGGAGACGAAGAAATCCCTTGCCGGGAGCGGATTTCGTGCCGTCAACCCGGAGCCCTGCACGATGATTGACGCGATTTCCGGGGCTGGCGTCGCCGCGGGCGCCTCGCGCCCGGGGATCGGGATCGATTTGCGGGAACGCCGGCGGTCCGGGCGTGAGCCGGTACCCGAGGTCTTCGGCCCTCCAGGTCCGGCGCCCTGCCTCCGGGGCTGGAATGCCACGTGTCCATCAGGCACTCCGTCGAAGGTCGCCGCGAAGCCGGCGGCATACCAGGGTCGTCGGGTGTTCTGCCAGTAGCTGGGCCTGTGAAACGCGCTGTCGGGGAGTGCGGCCCCGAAGATCTCCGCGACCTGACTCATGGAAAGCTCCACCCTTTCCCCTCCCGCCTTCCGCAGGAAGGCGACCAGCTTGTCCCAGTCCTTCGGGTCTGGCGCCAGGGAAAGAGCCTTCACGAAGCGGACCGCGTCCGAGGGGATTCCCTTGCGTGAGACGCGCCAGCCGAGGGCCACCCATGGCTTGCCGGGATGCGCCCAGTACCCCGCGGTGGATCTGGCCGACGGCGGGAGCGGCCATCCCACCAGTCGTTCGAGCTCTCCGTAGGTCAGCACGAGGGGCTTTTGCCGTCGTGCAAGGCGCTCCAGGAGCGGCTTCCAGGGTGATTCCCGCGGAGGCCGCTTCGTCCCCGCGGCGTCCTCGGCCCGGAAGAACTCGACGTTGCCCCGCGTAGCGCGATCGTGCACCGTCCTCCAACCGGCTCGGACCCACGGCTTTCTTTGGTTGCACCAGTAACCGATGCCGGTGTAGGCGCGCCCGGGCAGCTTCTGGCAGATCAGGCGCTCGATGAACGCGACGGCGAGTACCGCCCGGTCCACCTTCAACGACATGAGGTGAGAAACCACAGGATCCCATTTCGAGGGACGGACGCTCCTGCCGTCTGGACGGGGGTCTGCCGCTCGTCGCGCGGCTCGCCTCTCCGTACGCCGGGCTCGCACGGTTGCGGCTTTCGCCGCGGCCTGCGGGTCGAGAGCCGCCGGCGGATCGGGCGAGACGGAGTCCGGCCGGTAGAACCGGACGTGGCCCGGCGGTACGCCCTGGAAGTCGGCGCGCCAGCCCAGCGCAACCCAGGGCTGGCGGGTGCTGAACCAGACGGAGCGGTGTTTCAACGCCGAGGAAGGAAGCGGCCGGCCGCGCAGGCGGCCAATGTCTTCGAAACTCAGTAGCAGCGAAGGGGCGACCTGCTCGGCGAGGTGTCGGAGGAAGGGCTCCCACACGCTGGCTGGTCTGGAAGACCTGGCCCGCTTGCGAACTCGCGGATTCGTGCCGGTCCGCGGCCGGATGGGCGTGAAACGGACGTGGTCCGGGGGCGTATCTACCCACGATACCCGGAAGCCGAGGCCGGTCCAGGGCTTGTCCCGGCCGGAGAACCACTTGCGCACCCGGGCGATCTCCAGGCTCCCGGTCGGCACGCCGCGCAGCTTCTCGATCTCCGCGAGGCTGAAGACGACGTCCTTGCCGCGGTGCCTGGCCAGGACCGCCAGCAGCCGGTCCCAGACCGACGGCCGGCCCGTCGTGCGCCCGGCCGCTTCCGCGACGCCCTTCACGATGCGGACGAAGGCCACGTGGCCCTCGGGAACGCCGTACACGCTCCCCCGGTATCCGCAGGTCCGCGGGAAGGTCTGCCGCGCCCACCAGTCATGCCACCGGCCGTACTTGTAACTGGCTGGCAGCTCCCGGCCGAGTATTTCCTCGATCTGCGAGACGCTCAGGACGATGCGTGGCCGCCCGTCCTTGCGGAGCACCTTGATGAGCTCATGCCAGCGATTCATGGGTCGGTTGCATTGTGCCACGATCCGGTGCCGATAGGCAATGGGTCAACATCGCTCGGGTGCGATGAGCGGCCACTTGCCCGCACCAGGGCAGCGAGCAGCCGCCGGCGCCTAGCGCCGAACTCCCTAGCCCGGAGATTTCAGCCGATAGCGCTGGGTTGACTCCGGCGAGAGATGACGGGCGCCCAAGGGCCCTTGATCAGGTCAAAAATTGGCATGGTTGGCGAGACCGTGCAGAATTCGGGCCGTAGCTTCAAGTACACGGCGCCAGGCCAATTGGGAGCGGCGCCATCAGATCGGTTTCTCTTCGGGCTGGCCCGAACCGACAGCGCGCAGACCGGCCGCGAACGGGACGACGAGCAAGAAGAAGGCGAGGAATCCCCACTGGGCGGCGGTAAGCCCGCCGTAGCGCGGATCCGCCCCGGAAACATCGGTGGCGCGCAGAAAATCGAGTAGGAATCGAAACGGCGCATAGAGAAGCACAGCCAGCACGGTCTGCGCCCCGCCCGGCGCTTGGGGGCGTGCGCGGTGGAGCAGCAGCGTCGCAGGCAGCATGATCGCGAGTGTGTATAAGAACTCGTAGAATCCGAGGTTGTGCCTCAACTGGCCGTCGAGATAGCGGAAAGCCAGGAAGGCGGTCGTCGGCGCACCCGGGTGGTCGAAGGCCAGCGTGCAACCCAGGCGACCGAATACCCAGCCCAGGACCCAACCCTGGAGCAGGACGTCCGCGTACTGGCGCCAAGGCCGCCCGGATCTCCAGGCGAAGACGAGCGAGGCCACGCACGCGCCTGCCAGCCCCCCGATGGAGCTCAGGCTCGTCCAGAACTCCAGCAGGTACAGAGGCCCCCGCGCCAGCTCTTCCGGATGGTAGAAGACCACGTCGATCACGTGTGCCGATACGAGACCTGTGCCGACCGTCCAGGCGACCAATGGGCCGAACTCGTGGCCGTCGATGCCCTGTTCGCGCGCGCGGGCCCGCGCGAGAAAGTACCCGAAGAGGAGGCCCAGGACCACGAGCAGACCGAATGGCCTGACGGAGTACCCGCCCATGAGGTGGATTTCGACTTGCGGCGTCAAGGAGAGTGTCGTCATCTGCACGACCTCACGGTTCCAGCAAGCCCCTACTTCAGGAGCCCCAGGCGCGCGAGGCGGATGAGGTGCTTCCAACCCAGGAGCAGCGGATACTTCCTCTCGTGGGCAGTCAGTTCGAGCCTGATGCCGGCCGTCCGCTCGAGTTTCCGAAGGAAGTAGCCCACGAAGTCGTTGAAGGTGAGCGTGTTCTTGGCCCACCGCAAGACCGAGGGCCGCCGGCTGCGGCGCATGACCGCGGCAGTCCTCCTGGCCCCCGCTCCACGTTCCGTGGCGGACAGCGAAAGGACACAAGTCGAGTCGTCCCGGATCTCGGCCACGCGCGTCTCCGCCAGGAGCTCGCGGTAGAAGCGCAGGTAATGGGCCTTGTCAGCCTCGAAGAGCTCCACGACCTTCGTGCTGCGCTCGATGCGAAACTCCGAGGCATAGCTCAAGGCCAGGAGGCGGCGAACGAACTCGTCGAGCGGCAGCTCGGGAGGCAGGAGGGGCACGATGAGGCAAACATTGTGCCGCATGGCCTCGGCGACGCAGGCTACCACCTTCTCGAGGGCCGAAGGATCCCGCGCATAGGTGATGCCCACGCGCTTGCCGAGCCGGCCGATCAGGAAGAGATCTCTCGCGGCCCGAGACGTCTCGGTTTCCAGGTGCGCGAGGCTCAGGACGTTGTATTTGCAGGCCAGATCCGGGCACCCGGGTTGAAGCGCCGGCAGCTCCAGGTAGTACACATTGGGCGGCAGGAAGCCGCTCAGGACGGCGTCTCGGCCCTTCCCGCGAAATGCGCGGTAGTCATCGCAGATGAGGAAGAAATCGTAGATGCTGCTGGCCTTGCGGGTCTCTTCGTTGCGGCACGAGCCGTACATCACCACCGCGCAGAGCGCCGGGCCGAAGACCTCGCGAAAATGCCCGGTAAGCGCCTCGACGTCGGGGGTCGGGGTGAGCCGCAGGGCTGTCCGGAGGTCTTCGGCAAGGCTCGGCATGGTGTCTTACAGGGTCAGAAAACTGAAGGTCGGGCCCCGGGAAATCGTCACTTCTGCCGGTCCTGACGGCTCGAAGACCTCACCGTCCACCGTGTAGCCGCACGCCGACGAGATGGTCACCGACGTGGCCAGGTCGTTGAACAGCTTGTCGTGCGGCTCGTACTCGCCGACGGACAGGGAGCGGACGTTCCGGAGGATGTCCCAGTCGTCCATGTCGTTGGCCATGAAGTAGAAACCGGCCCCCGCCGGAGGCAGGCCGTGGGTCTTGAACGGCTTGAACCAGAGCACGAGTCCGGGAATGGCCGAAGCTGTCGCGATGAACATGGTCGGCATGGGCAAGGGCCTCCCATCCACCGTGATCCGGGCGGCAACGCGCTCGAAGGCCGCCTTCGCCACGCGCGTCCCGAGCACGAACCCGTAGAGGGTCGAGGAGATCACGTTGAACGCGCTCCGGAAGCCCGGCTTCCCGCTCCGGTAGTACTGCACCAGGAGTTTGTAGGCGATGCCAGTGGCATGCACGAAGCCGGCGACCGTGGAGTCGATCGCCGGGCACGAGACCCGAAGCGTCGCGACGTCTCGCGTCGGCAGTGGTTTGCCTGCCACGGCGCATGTGCGGTGGATTTCGGCCACGCGCCCCAGCGTTTCGGCGGGCGTGCCGGACACACCGAGGTTTCGCGCGAGCATGTTCATCGCCCCGCCCCTCGAGGGGACCAGGACGGGAAAGGGCCCGGTCGGCCCGTTGACGGCTAGTAGCGCATTGGCTACATGGTGCTGCGTACCGTCCCCGCCGTTCACGCAGAGGATCTCGCAGCGCCGCTCCTTGAACTCGCGCAAGGCCGGGACGATTTCCGAGACCGCCGCCGTGTCGCGCACGAAGGCGGGAGCCGCACCGTGCGCTTCGAGGGTTGCCTCCATCAACGCACGGCTGAATGCGCCGGTCCTGTTTCTGGTCGCGCTGACGTTCGTGATGAGTCCGATGCCGGGCATTCCCCACCTCGGCTCGAGGATGCGCTCGGACGATCGGCTGCCGGAGCGCAGGCACTCGAGCGCCCCTTTCATAGCGCGGCTCTGATGACTTCGCTCCGGCATCGCGGCCGGCACGGAGGCCGGCCCCACCCGTTGCATCGGTGGCGCAGGCCTCCGTGCCTGCGTCCGATAGGCGCCAGGTCATTTGAGCGCCGCTATCAGTCGCCAGTGTAGCGGCCAATCTCCTGGATCTTGACCGGCTTCTGGACGGTCGCCGACCCGAGATCCTGCAGCCGCCTCTCGGAGCTTGCACGAAAGACGCGGCCGTCGTAGCGGACCAAGTAGCCGTCGTGCGCAGGATCGAACCACAGGAAATCGATGGTTCCGACACGTGCCGGTGCGGTCTCGACGTTGACGCGCTTGAGCGAGCTGCCGGCGACGCTCTGGGCCGAGTACCCCGGGACGAAGAGGCTGGCGGCGCGGTAGGCCGCAGGCTTGCCGAGTGCGGGAACGACCTCCTTGAGGGGGACAAGCTCGTCCGGGGAGTTTGGAAGCTGCTTATCAGACGCGTGGAACTGGCCGTCTCTCTCGACGACGCGGACGGCCCCGAAATAGGAATCGCCTTTCAGACCGAGAACCACCCAGGTGTGGAAGGGATAGTTGAGATCCTCTACCTTCACGGGTTTGCTGATCCGGATCTCCTTCAAGCCCTCGGTGACGTCAGAGGGCGTCATGCCGTACAGGTCGTATTGGAGGAAGAGCGATTTGATCACTTCCTTCAGGACAATGCGAATCTTGCCAGGATCCTCCGTCACGGTGCCTGAGTCGAGATCGATCAGACGGGTAAGATCCAGCGACATGGACCCTTGCGGGACGACAATCTCGATCGCCTCGTCCTTGTCGACGAACCGGGGCTCGGTCGGAGAGACGATCATTCTGGGCCGGTATTCGCTGCTCCCGGAGTCGGCCTGCGCCTTCGATCGCGTGGGCTGGCAGCCGACCAGCAGGGTGGTGCCGGTCAAGACGACCGCCCAGTTCTTTGTGTTCATTGGTTGCTAGCCTCGCAGTAGGTCGCTTCACGGGTGTTGGAGTCTCTCGATACCTCGTGAACTGGCACCAGGCTCGGGCCCGCCCCGAAGATACCCGCTTCCATCTGGCCGGGATACTCGATTCGCACGCCGTCTTGCTCGCTGGATAGCTTGCTCCACCTTTGCCAGTCGGCCCGGCCGACGAGCCACGAATAGTACTTGCCCAACTGCTTGTTCTGATTGAAATCCAAGACGGCGACTTCATTGGGAAGCCCGTCGCCCCCCATGGAAGGCATGCCCACGACCAGCGTCATGTGGCCAGGCTTTCGGTACATCTCGGAGTCACTGAGCTTGAAGTTTCCTCCTCTCATGCTGACCATGCTCGGCTGCTTGAGCCGCACGCCGCCCAGATAGGGCAGGTTGGGGCCGGTCCCGTCGAGATTCTGGTAGATCTTGGTCGTCATGGTCTTGATGTCGGCGCGGTAGTAGCCCGCGTGCTCGATCACCCAGGGGAGCCACTGCGACATGTTCGACGCATACGAATAGTACGGATGGTCCCATGGATTGTTCGAATGGAAGTCCTCGACATCATTCAAGGTCAAGAGCAAGGAATACTGGCCGATAACCTCGCCGTACCCGAGAAGGGCATAGGCACCCCTGTTGAAGAGATACTGCTGCCACATCTCGGTCACCGCAAGCACGCAGTTCGGTTTTCCCCCGAAATTCTCCTGGTCCGGTGCGACCCACGGGACGTCCTCGATCTTGGCTTCGGGCGGGGCGGCGACCTGCACCCCCCCCGGCTGTCCGACACCGGTCCTCGGGGGAAGGCGCCCACCCTGGCAGGAGTACCCGGGGAGGAGCAAGACGGCGCAGCCCAAGAACACGAGAGAGGGCAGCCAGGAAAGAAGACGATATGCGAGCATTTGGTCGCCTCGATTAAGGAGAGATCTCGCCAAGTAGCGATCCAGGGCGTGCGGAAGACCGAGGTAACGACTGGTTGGCGAACTGGCCGCTCAGATTGCAGCCGATCGAGAAGGAGAAAGACCCCTGATCCTGGCCGTTACCGTACAGGAACGCGGTGTAAGTCCCTGCCGGCGCGTACTTGCCGCCGCCGTCCCTTCCGTCCCAGTGCACCCTGCCCGTGAAGCCAGGCAGTATCTGGCCGGCGACGGTGACGCGTGCGTCGGAGGGTCCCGGTACGACCTGGCCGTACGAGTTGGTCCAGGTGATCGTGAAGCTTCTGCCGCGTAGGTAGATCAGGGCGTCGCCGGTGGCGTCGCCGCCTTCGAAGCCCGACGTCGCCCCGGCGACCTTCGCGCAGCCGGGGAGGGAGATGTGGAAGCTGTCGGTCCCCGAAACCGACAGGAAGGACGACAGCGACTCGAACGTCGTCGAGGTGGTTACATCGGCTTGAAGCGTCTCGGGTGCCAGGACCTGCTTGCCGCCTTCTTCTCTTGCGCCAGTGCGCCGCATCCCGTTGATGGCCGCGCTGACCGTGTTGTCGATCTGACCTGCCGTCAGGGCGAGTTCGGCCGTCGCTTCGACGAGGCGCTTGCGGAGCGCGGTGGGATCGACGACCAGTCCTGGTGAGATCGCGGAGCCCGTGACTTGCAATCTCCCCGTCGCACTTGGACCGCTCGGATCGATCGCCACGATGGCGGATTGCAGCTCGATGCCATTCAGATGGTCGGGAAGTCCCGCGTCGAGGAGCTGATAAGCGATGGCAAGACCCGTGAGACCACGGACGAGCGCCGCCGCGGCCCGGCGGTGGCGTTCGTCCTGGATCGTGCTCAGCGAGGCGATTGCCGCGGCGGCCTTTTTCATGGGCCCATCGGCCTGCGCTGCCCGCGAGCGCCTTCCGCGTCTGATCTTCTCGGCCAGCAGGGAGGACGTGATGAGGGCCGACACCGTCCTCTGGGCGCCGTTGACGACCTCGTCGTGAAAGGCTTCGAGGCTCCCGACGAGTCCCGTCGAGGCCGTGATCTTGTCGAGCAGGGTCCTGGTCTCGGTGTCCAGCGCGTCCGTGGCGTCGCCGCCAAGCTGCGAGGCGATCGAATGATCGCCTGTCGCGTCGGCGAAGAATGCAGACACGAAGCCCGCTCCGGCCTCGAAGGCGGAAATCGAGCCGGACGCCACCCCGACCATGCGCAGGGCCTCCCCCGGCTCTGTCGGCGGCGGGTCGATCCGGAATGCCAGATCCGGGGAGCGGACACCACGCACCGTCACCGCGAGCGTGACGGCGGTGGCCGAGGACATGCCAGGCAACGCGGGGATCACCACCCTGATGCCGGTCGCGTCGGCCCGGCGGATGAAAGCCTGCACCGTCTTGGTCCCGTACGAGACGAAGACCCGGATCTTCCCGGCGCCGATGGGGATCCCGGAGAGGCCCAGCTCCTGGCCGGGGACTCCGGCTTCCGAACCAAGGGCGATGCGGCCGAGGTCGAGAGCCGAGCCCAGCGCCTGCACGGACCAGTACTCGTTGAGCTCGCGCGAGTACGGCCAGACGATCGAACCGGCTCTGGCATCGCCGGTCAGGAAATCGACGAACCCGGCGGGCTCGACCTCCCAGGACGCGAGACCACCGGGACCGGCCTGCGGCGCCGCGCCGCAGGCCTGGATGGCGATGCCCAGGCCCAACAGCAGCGCGCGGAAGGAGCTGACAGCACTCTTCACCTTGCTACCTCACCGATCCATGGTTTCCA from Candidatus Tanganyikabacteria bacterium includes these protein-coding regions:
- a CDS encoding prolipoprotein diacylglyceryl transferase encodes the protein MTPQVEIHLMGGYSVRPFGLLVVLGLLFGYFLARARAREQGIDGHEFGPLVAWTVGTGLVSAHVIDVVFYHPEELARGPLYLLEFWTSLSSIGGLAGACVASLVFAWRSGRPWRQYADVLLQGWVLGWVFGRLGCTLAFDHPGAPTTAFLAFRYLDGQLRHNLGFYEFLYTLAIMLPATLLLHRARPQAPGGAQTVLAVLLYAPFRFLLDFLRATDVSGADPRYGGLTAAQWGFLAFFLLVVPFAAGLRAVGSGQPEEKPI
- a CDS encoding leucine--tRNA ligase, yielding MHEKYDPQGIEARWQEAWAKDRVFEVAEDPAKRDRAFYALTMFPYPSGDRLHMGHMRTYTITDAIARWMRMKGRHVLHPMGWDAFGLPAENAAIKRGVHPAKWTWENIEYIRDKQMKRMGFSYDWTREFATCSPEYYRWNQWFFLKLYEHGLAYRKEAAVNWCPTCATVLANEQVEDGKCWRCEAVVEKRDLMQWFYKITDYAEELLAGLDDLDGWPEKVRAIQRNWIGKSTGAELAFKVKNHPGAEIRVFTTRPDTTCGVTYVVLAPEHPLVAKLTTAERKGDVDAFVARMRAATELERTSTEAEKEGVPIGAYAINPFTGEEIPVWIANYVLYEYGTGAVMGVPAHDERDYAFAKKYGFPIPVVIEPPPGVPAPRDNAYTAPGVMVNSGRFDEMHSEDAIAAMTKFAEQNGFGKSRVTYRLRDWLISRQRYWGTPIPVVHCEKCGTVPLPEEQLPLILPENVQFTGHGKSPLHSVPEWVDTTCPECDGPAQRETDTMDGFMCSSWYHMRYTDPRNDKAPFDLNKAAYWLPVDLYVGGVEHAIMHLLYFRFFNRFCFKQGWVPSPEPNARLFTQGTVRYNGMRMSKSKGNAVSPNDLADEFGVDTARVFTLFASPPESDLDWIDTGVIGANKFLKRVWTQVYDTLALPQRPGEPMAAADREIRRQAHLATKKVTDDLEREFGFNTSISHIMVLSNSLGEYLRTPAPQAEYAREAAERLVLLLAPFAPHVAEELWRELGHASYVAFAPWPTYDTEALRTDEIELAVQVNGKVRGRIRVPAEADQKKIEVAALADEETRPHLDGKQVVKVIIVPGRLVNIVAK